A genome region from Nocardia sp. NBC_01730 includes the following:
- the rpmC gene encoding 50S ribosomal protein L29 has protein sequence MATGTPAAELRELTEEDLVAKLRESKEELFNLRFQMATGQLDNNRRLRVVRHEIARIYTVMRERELGLATGPAGKGDAA, from the coding sequence ATGGCTACCGGAACACCGGCCGCAGAGCTCCGCGAGCTCACCGAAGAGGATTTGGTGGCCAAGCTGCGCGAATCCAAGGAAGAGCTGTTCAACCTGCGCTTCCAGATGGCGACGGGTCAGCTGGACAACAACCGTCGTCTGCGCGTCGTCCGTCACGAGATCGCGCGCATCTACACGGTCATGCGTGAGCGCGAGCTCGGTCTGGCCACCGGACCCGCTGGCAAGGGAGATGCGGCATGA
- a CDS encoding SUMF1/EgtB/PvdO family nonheme iron enzyme — protein sequence MKQFSGIDDCTDAEYWVAVEKISAEWRELPIDDETLSLLISLSCNHPDWPIRASAIRYLAESFGERDSAVEAIIAATHDQTDWVSFTAIQLCGKLRTKEALRDLIRISGWPSNFMRHGYVRKPVGCGAAFTKRALISILGSRDPEELRRLEDEHFAELRAKADTVRPARRHEDVVEIPAGLFTAGAPAQAVGPFNMDDSDNPPRSVDLPAFLIDRTVVTNRRYQEFLDEIGDSTAFDHPDQPDGQERHRSAHQHDARFNDPDLPVVGIDWYDAWAFANWAGGMLPSEDQWEKAARGCDGRVYPWGNTWEPERANFVERAFDTRVSDLAELEQLLVTVTEADFPARPVFPADSFPEGAGPYGLLHMAGNVWEMTRTNFFSRKDMDPFFRGRRPVEFMNRQDAFYVLRGGTWTSPPVCLTTYYRGKDLLTDRHNEIGFRCVYPAE from the coding sequence TTGAAGCAGTTCTCTGGCATTGATGATTGCACTGATGCCGAGTATTGGGTTGCGGTAGAGAAAATCAGCGCTGAGTGGCGTGAACTCCCCATTGATGATGAAACGCTCTCATTGTTGATTTCTCTTTCGTGTAATCATCCGGATTGGCCCATTCGCGCGTCAGCGATTCGCTATCTCGCCGAGTCTTTCGGGGAGCGCGATTCGGCCGTTGAGGCCATCATTGCAGCCACTCATGACCAGACGGATTGGGTGTCGTTCACTGCTATTCAGCTATGTGGGAAACTGAGAACAAAAGAGGCCCTGCGGGATCTGATCCGTATCTCGGGTTGGCCGAGCAATTTCATGCGACACGGTTACGTTCGTAAACCTGTCGGGTGCGGTGCCGCGTTTACCAAGCGTGCACTGATCTCGATTCTGGGTAGCCGTGATCCGGAAGAATTGCGTCGGCTCGAGGACGAACATTTTGCCGAGCTGCGTGCCAAAGCCGATACTGTTCGGCCCGCACGCAGGCATGAGGACGTCGTCGAGATCCCCGCCGGGCTGTTCACCGCTGGCGCACCTGCGCAAGCGGTCGGCCCCTTTAACATGGACGACTCGGACAACCCGCCGCGTTCAGTCGATCTGCCCGCATTTCTTATCGATCGCACCGTAGTGACCAACCGGCGCTACCAGGAATTCCTCGATGAGATCGGTGACAGCACGGCGTTCGACCACCCGGATCAGCCGGACGGACAAGAACGCCATCGCTCAGCTCATCAGCACGACGCACGCTTCAACGATCCTGACCTCCCGGTAGTCGGCATCGACTGGTATGACGCGTGGGCATTCGCCAACTGGGCCGGTGGCATGTTGCCGAGCGAGGACCAATGGGAGAAGGCGGCGCGCGGCTGCGACGGGAGGGTGTATCCCTGGGGGAATACCTGGGAACCCGAGCGCGCAAATTTCGTCGAGCGGGCATTCGATACCCGCGTCAGCGATCTCGCTGAACTGGAGCAGTTGTTGGTCACCGTCACGGAAGCGGACTTCCCAGCGAGGCCGGTGTTTCCTGCCGACAGCTTCCCGGAGGGTGCTGGTCCGTACGGCTTGCTGCACATGGCCGGCAACGTCTGGGAGATGACCCGGACCAACTTCTTCAGCCGTAAGGACATGGACCCGTTCTTCCGAGGCCGCCGACCGGTCGAGTTCATGAACCGTCAGGATGCCTTCTATGTCCTTCGCGGTGGTACCTGGACTTCGCCGCCGGTCTGCCTGACGACTTACTACCGCGGCAAAGATCTGCTGACCGATAGGCACAACGAGATTGGATTCCGCTGTGTATACCCGGCCGAATGA
- a CDS encoding nuclear transport factor 2 family protein, whose amino-acid sequence MSTGAGVEVVLRYLAASNAGDRAAVEELLADDATFTLWGRLPVSGTTVGKRAIVESLMPGARKLFQPGTLQLQPLHVMADGDHVVAEVHAEGTSAAGLAYDTQYCMVFQVCDGQIHVVREYMDTSYAETVLCPHL is encoded by the coding sequence GTGAGCACCGGTGCCGGTGTCGAGGTTGTGCTGCGGTATCTCGCGGCTTCCAATGCTGGAGACCGCGCGGCGGTGGAGGAGCTATTGGCCGATGACGCCACCTTCACGCTCTGGGGTCGGCTACCGGTGTCCGGAACGACGGTCGGCAAGCGAGCCATTGTCGAGTCTCTGATGCCTGGCGCCCGCAAGTTGTTCCAGCCCGGCACGTTGCAACTGCAGCCGCTGCATGTGATGGCCGACGGAGACCACGTGGTCGCCGAGGTGCACGCAGAAGGTACCAGCGCTGCCGGCCTTGCCTATGACACCCAGTACTGCATGGTATTTCAGGTCTGTGATGGGCAGATCCATGTGGTGCGGGAGTACATGGATACCTCATACGCGGAGACTGTGCTGTGCCCTCATCTGTGA
- a CDS encoding cytochrome P450, whose product MPSSVSSTYDLFSDAFFAEPDPVFHRMRAEDPVHWEPTLEAWVLTRYQDVRAVLNDSRFSVDRNGRIRGATPPEAREKLADCYRLLSKWMIFTDEPDHSRLRTVIGPAYTPGAVRAVIPFVDQTVHALLSKASARGEFDVVADLAEPLTGLVNARLIGFPPELVGQVRRWSDNVFRLFGSGIVTEEIVDAAHTSLVECGDYARALIGEVADTAGDSLVGRLRASLDRGEILDVDEAAKSVSMVMIGGHEAARHMIGNGLVALLRNPTQLQLLRTRPELIGAAVEELLRYDSPSMASLRCAQVDVEIGGTTIQAGQFVFAMLRAANHDPEVFHDPDRLDLERTGVQHLGFGFGRHFCTGSSLTPLVVTAALQAVIALEPQLATDEQQWIPSLSSRGPAALPVRFTGRPRTPELTGTLVHDTAALEAAAHDQGNTVRIRPTSILRPGTFDDVVRMIQYCRAQNIQVAPRGTAHTSFGQCLVNGLAIDMRSLDQVLDVSKDPRTGTASIDVQGGALWQDVVDVGFAHGLRVRTGVPAVVRLTVGGVLSVGGISTIRVGGSVAESVEELEVVTGAGELLTCSPDQHSDLFEAVLGGLGQFGVIVRARLSMVPVAPLVRGYTLRYQHSELREAFADQRILADRDGIDEQLLRWKWRPDGPTADLGANVYYTSGNPPDDQYLMRGLSRTPVSVMEETYPERVVSIDRLYAEHERHGWSDSLKLWSDNFLPDPGPGSDFEDVTIGLLDEIGEREWSRSSTVLLFRKHRDAFRLPGLRLPDPALGRHLCLVAVSSDSFGKTVDAQYVRTRKATNRRWYEWARDIGGTLYPLGATEFGPADWQRQYADYYAAFQRAKRRYDPDGIMTPTPAIFE is encoded by the coding sequence GTGCCCTCATCTGTGAGCTCGACCTACGACCTGTTCAGCGACGCCTTCTTTGCCGAGCCGGATCCGGTTTTCCATCGCATGCGCGCTGAAGATCCGGTGCACTGGGAGCCGACCCTCGAGGCATGGGTGCTCACCCGCTATCAGGATGTGCGCGCGGTACTCAACGACTCCCGCTTCTCGGTCGATCGCAACGGACGTATTCGTGGAGCGACCCCGCCCGAGGCGCGGGAGAAGCTCGCAGATTGTTACCGGCTGCTGTCCAAGTGGATGATCTTCACCGACGAGCCCGATCACAGTCGGCTTCGCACGGTCATCGGCCCGGCCTACACTCCGGGAGCGGTTCGCGCTGTGATTCCGTTCGTGGACCAGACGGTGCACGCGCTGCTGTCGAAAGCAAGCGCACGCGGTGAGTTCGACGTCGTGGCCGACCTCGCCGAACCACTCACGGGACTCGTGAACGCGCGGCTCATCGGCTTCCCTCCTGAGCTGGTTGGCCAGGTCAGGCGATGGAGTGACAACGTTTTCCGGCTGTTCGGGTCCGGGATCGTGACCGAAGAGATCGTGGATGCCGCCCACACCAGTCTTGTGGAGTGCGGCGATTATGCCCGTGCGCTGATCGGCGAGGTCGCGGACACCGCGGGGGACAGTCTCGTCGGCAGGCTGCGAGCGAGCCTGGATCGAGGGGAGATCCTCGATGTGGATGAAGCAGCCAAGTCCGTCTCGATGGTGATGATCGGGGGCCACGAAGCCGCTCGCCACATGATCGGCAACGGCCTGGTGGCACTGCTGCGTAACCCGACTCAGTTACAGCTGCTTCGCACCCGTCCTGAACTCATCGGTGCGGCAGTCGAAGAGCTGCTGCGGTATGACTCACCGTCGATGGCGTCGCTGCGGTGTGCACAGGTGGATGTCGAGATCGGTGGAACGACTATCCAGGCAGGGCAGTTCGTCTTCGCTATGTTGCGCGCGGCCAATCACGACCCGGAAGTGTTCCACGACCCCGACCGTCTCGACCTGGAGCGCACCGGTGTTCAGCACCTCGGGTTCGGCTTCGGTAGGCACTTCTGTACCGGGTCGTCGCTGACCCCACTTGTCGTCACCGCGGCACTACAGGCGGTAATTGCGCTCGAACCACAGCTTGCGACCGATGAACAGCAATGGATTCCGAGCCTGTCCAGCCGTGGACCGGCTGCGCTACCGGTTCGATTCACCGGCCGGCCTCGAACACCTGAGTTGACCGGCACACTGGTGCACGACACCGCCGCACTCGAGGCCGCAGCTCACGACCAGGGCAACACAGTCCGCATCCGACCGACGTCGATTCTGCGACCAGGCACCTTCGACGACGTCGTTCGGATGATCCAGTACTGCCGTGCACAGAATATCCAGGTGGCACCGCGCGGCACCGCGCATACCAGCTTCGGCCAATGCCTGGTGAACGGTCTCGCGATCGACATGCGGTCATTGGATCAAGTGCTCGATGTCAGTAAGGACCCTCGAACTGGCACTGCGAGCATAGATGTGCAGGGCGGAGCACTCTGGCAGGATGTTGTCGATGTCGGCTTCGCACACGGGCTGAGAGTGCGAACGGGTGTACCCGCTGTCGTGCGGCTCACCGTCGGTGGCGTCCTGTCCGTCGGCGGTATCAGCACGATCCGGGTCGGCGGCTCGGTCGCTGAATCCGTCGAGGAACTCGAGGTCGTCACCGGTGCCGGCGAGCTGCTCACCTGTTCTCCGGATCAGCACAGCGATCTGTTCGAGGCAGTCCTCGGTGGACTCGGGCAGTTCGGGGTGATCGTTCGTGCCAGATTGAGTATGGTCCCGGTGGCACCTCTTGTGCGTGGCTATACGTTGCGCTACCAGCACTCCGAACTGCGCGAAGCGTTCGCGGACCAACGCATCCTGGCTGACCGCGACGGAATCGACGAGCAGCTGCTGCGCTGGAAATGGCGGCCGGATGGGCCTACGGCAGACCTCGGCGCCAACGTCTACTACACCAGCGGCAACCCGCCGGACGACCAATACCTGATGCGTGGCCTCAGTCGCACACCGGTCAGCGTCATGGAGGAGACCTATCCGGAGCGCGTCGTGTCGATCGACCGCCTTTATGCCGAACACGAACGTCACGGTTGGTCGGACTCTCTGAAACTGTGGTCGGACAACTTTTTGCCCGATCCTGGGCCGGGAAGCGATTTCGAGGACGTCACCATCGGTTTGCTCGACGAGATCGGCGAACGTGAGTGGAGCCGGTCGTCGACTGTGCTGCTGTTCCGCAAGCATCGGGATGCCTTCCGATTGCCAGGTCTGCGCCTACCCGACCCTGCGCTGGGGCGGCATCTGTGTTTGGTCGCAGTTTCTTCGGACAGCTTCGGCAAGACCGTCGACGCGCAATATGTTCGAACACGAAAAGCGACTAATCGCCGTTGGTATGAGTGGGCGCGAGACATCGGCGGCACCCTCTACCCCCTCGGTGCGACGGAGTTCGGTCCGGCCGACTGGCAGCGTCAGTATGCTGACTACTACGCTGCGTTCCAGCGAGCCAAACGCCGATACGATCCCGACGGAATCATGACGCCGACACCGGCGATCTTCGAATGA
- a CDS encoding phosphatase yields the protein MPQLVLVTAMEVWTVGYVTRPGRSYDRVLLRKHLLKTRIAGEVATPREGNLANYRKMVEKDPGYQFGLALKDWTSAETLDMMARLCGVSPDPRHLRGVDTIDADLTIDALEAVGSRIGLAARRRETVILATGHPETLMGLYRAVEDALRAAGCAVLAPAAGWTYQVSTPGGPKSREIVYTSGVAALGTDGRLKHTHDPHPMRAVLRELSDAEPRRWPDLVIADHGWAGAAGEAGIETVGFADCNDPALFAGQAEGKIAVTVPLDDGVRPEYYQPLITYLLDCAGLGG from the coding sequence GTGCCTCAGCTGGTGCTGGTGACGGCCATGGAGGTGTGGACGGTGGGGTACGTGACTCGACCTGGCCGATCCTATGACCGAGTGCTACTGCGGAAGCATCTGCTGAAGACGCGGATCGCGGGGGAGGTGGCGACTCCTAGGGAGGGGAATCTCGCGAACTATCGCAAGATGGTGGAGAAGGACCCGGGGTATCAGTTCGGGCTGGCGCTGAAGGATTGGACGTCCGCCGAGACTCTGGACATGATGGCGCGGCTGTGTGGGGTCAGCCCCGACCCCCGTCATCTGCGGGGCGTCGACACCATCGACGCGGACCTGACTATCGATGCGCTCGAGGCGGTGGGCTCGCGGATCGGGCTTGCGGCCCGCCGTCGGGAGACGGTGATCCTGGCGACCGGGCATCCGGAGACGCTCATGGGCCTCTATCGAGCTGTCGAGGATGCATTGCGCGCGGCGGGATGTGCGGTGCTGGCACCTGCCGCCGGGTGGACGTATCAGGTCAGCACTCCCGGTGGGCCGAAGAGTCGCGAAATCGTCTATACCTCAGGGGTTGCCGCGCTCGGCACCGACGGCAGGCTGAAACACACCCATGACCCGCACCCCATGCGGGCGGTACTTCGGGAGTTGAGCGACGCCGAGCCCCGCCGCTGGCCCGATCTGGTCATAGCCGATCATGGCTGGGCCGGTGCGGCAGGCGAAGCAGGCATCGAGACCGTCGGATTCGCCGACTGCAACGACCCGGCACTGTTCGCCGGACAGGCCGAAGGCAAGATTGCCGTGACCGTTCCGCTCGACGACGGAGTCCGCCCAGAGTATTACCAGCCGCTGATTACTTATCTGCTCGACTGTGCAGGGCTCGGTGGATGA
- a CDS encoding EXLDI protein: MTIDPKNPTSADAIDEPVGGVACVKESAEPGGVDDVREIVLRVGPGGARRQRFFGRLLGESREYSKVGMEVVRVFVSRKGKFVVHRQEFNWRDLAVTNWTDWKGWRDLFGFGGGDREWGDYLVEIVDSPAELQGRIPERIYRTVVDVAENPASQNLGI, from the coding sequence ATGACCATCGATCCGAAAAACCCGACCAGCGCGGATGCGATCGACGAGCCGGTCGGCGGCGTAGCCTGCGTGAAGGAGTCCGCCGAGCCTGGCGGGGTGGACGACGTCCGCGAGATCGTGCTGAGGGTCGGGCCGGGCGGCGCGCGCAGACAGCGCTTTTTCGGCAGGCTGCTCGGCGAATCGCGGGAGTACAGCAAGGTGGGGATGGAGGTGGTGCGGGTCTTCGTGAGCCGCAAGGGCAAGTTCGTGGTGCATCGGCAGGAATTCAATTGGCGTGATCTGGCCGTGACCAACTGGACCGACTGGAAGGGCTGGCGGGACCTGTTCGGGTTCGGCGGCGGTGACCGAGAGTGGGGTGACTACCTGGTCGAGATTGTGGATTCGCCGGCTGAGCTGCAGGGGCGGATCCCGGAGCGCATCTACCGGACGGTCGTCGACGTGGCCGAGAACCCGGCCTCTCAGAATCTCGGAATCTGA
- a CDS encoding MMPL family transporter: MFARLGAMVVHNPWKVIGLWVLLAIAVVASAPELKSTTDQSAFLPSHYESIQALELQQKAFPQSSAPAAIIVFARADGAPLTEADAVSVASIGTELLGAQIKDVTAIQPTPPSENRLIQIIAVQMTKVTNPSDTTQSDAVKALRVELKKRVAGTDLKAGITGQAAQVLDQQESSEKGMAIIGVATIVLILVLLLVIFRSPVIALLPIVVIGAISSMVGGLIAVVAKAFDLQIDASINAILVVVLFGVGTDYILFLMFRYRERLRAGEDPKTGMINAVTRVGEAITSAAGAVIIAFMALVLSTLGMFRALGPALAIAVAVALVAGLTLVPAVVSLLGTKVFWPSKAWRTEPKGARFAAVGNALGRRPGAFAVVSGGVLVALGVLAFGFHPTFDLSSGSTSEASESVVYSKELVKGMPAGTTQPSDVLLRSGGGELTVDQLTSYRSALGAVLGVGQVAEPKLSADRTIADFVVTLSDVPESDAALDTVKGPLRDVAHSAAPADATAVVGGLTSVFVDFQDAMARDYAIVFPVAAILIMIVLGLLLRSLVAPWYLMASVFLGFAATLGAAVLVFQHFRGEPGLIFTLPVIMYLFVVALGTDYNILMVARLREEAREGSEPKQAAALALRHTGPTIAAAGVILAGTFASMMLAGNNVLAQMGFAISVGIAMAAFVMAMFFTPALTAMIGHKAWWPGHGDRKPGGSESGGPRGAGYDEPATYYRGAEQTSAAKASGS, from the coding sequence ATGTTCGCACGACTTGGGGCTATGGTCGTCCACAATCCGTGGAAGGTGATCGGCCTGTGGGTGCTTCTCGCCATCGCGGTGGTGGCCTCGGCACCGGAACTGAAATCGACGACCGACCAATCCGCCTTTCTTCCTTCGCATTACGAGTCGATCCAAGCACTGGAACTGCAGCAGAAGGCATTTCCACAGAGTTCCGCGCCCGCGGCGATCATCGTGTTCGCGCGGGCGGATGGGGCGCCGCTCACCGAAGCTGACGCGGTCTCGGTCGCGTCGATCGGCACCGAACTGCTCGGCGCGCAGATCAAGGACGTCACCGCGATACAGCCGACGCCTCCCTCGGAGAACCGGCTGATCCAAATCATCGCGGTGCAGATGACCAAGGTGACCAATCCGAGCGATACCACGCAGAGTGACGCGGTCAAGGCGCTGCGTGTGGAGCTGAAGAAGCGAGTGGCGGGCACCGACCTGAAGGCGGGTATCACCGGTCAGGCGGCTCAGGTCTTGGACCAGCAGGAATCCAGCGAGAAGGGCATGGCCATCATCGGCGTCGCCACCATCGTGCTGATCCTGGTGCTGCTGCTGGTCATCTTCCGAAGTCCGGTGATCGCACTATTGCCGATCGTCGTGATCGGGGCGATCTCCAGCATGGTCGGCGGGTTGATCGCCGTGGTGGCCAAGGCATTCGACCTGCAGATCGACGCTTCGATCAACGCCATCCTGGTGGTCGTCCTGTTCGGCGTCGGCACCGACTACATCCTTTTTCTGATGTTCCGCTACCGCGAGCGGCTGCGTGCGGGTGAGGATCCGAAGACCGGCATGATCAACGCCGTTACTCGGGTGGGTGAGGCCATCACCTCCGCGGCGGGTGCGGTGATCATCGCGTTCATGGCGCTGGTGTTGTCCACGCTCGGCATGTTCCGTGCGCTCGGTCCGGCGCTGGCGATCGCGGTCGCGGTGGCGCTGGTGGCTGGGCTCACGCTGGTGCCCGCGGTAGTTTCGCTGCTGGGCACCAAGGTGTTCTGGCCTTCCAAGGCATGGCGAACCGAGCCGAAGGGTGCGCGGTTCGCCGCGGTCGGCAATGCGCTCGGCCGGCGGCCCGGCGCCTTCGCGGTGGTCTCCGGCGGTGTGCTTGTCGCGCTCGGGGTGTTGGCCTTCGGCTTCCACCCGACCTTCGATCTCAGCTCCGGGTCGACCTCGGAAGCATCCGAATCCGTGGTCTACAGCAAGGAATTGGTGAAAGGGATGCCCGCGGGAACAACCCAGCCCTCGGATGTCCTGCTGCGGTCCGGCGGTGGCGAATTGACTGTCGATCAGCTCACCTCCTACCGCAGCGCGCTGGGCGCGGTGCTGGGCGTGGGACAGGTGGCGGAGCCGAAGTTGTCCGCGGACAGGACGATTGCCGATTTCGTGGTGACGCTCTCCGATGTACCGGAGTCGGACGCCGCGCTCGATACGGTCAAGGGGCCGCTCCGGGATGTCGCGCACTCGGCGGCACCCGCGGATGCTACGGCCGTGGTCGGCGGGTTGACCTCGGTGTTCGTCGACTTCCAGGATGCGATGGCGCGCGACTACGCGATCGTGTTCCCGGTGGCGGCGATCCTGATCATGATCGTGCTCGGATTGCTGCTGCGCAGTCTGGTCGCGCCGTGGTATCTGATGGCGTCGGTGTTTCTCGGGTTCGCCGCAACGCTGGGCGCCGCCGTGCTGGTGTTCCAGCACTTCCGCGGCGAGCCAGGCCTGATCTTCACGCTGCCGGTGATCATGTATCTGTTCGTGGTCGCGCTCGGCACCGACTACAACATCCTGATGGTTGCCCGGCTGCGGGAGGAGGCGCGCGAAGGCAGCGAGCCGAAACAAGCTGCGGCGCTGGCACTGCGGCACACCGGGCCGACCATCGCGGCCGCAGGGGTGATCCTGGCGGGTACGTTCGCGTCGATGATGCTGGCCGGGAACAATGTGCTCGCGCAGATGGGCTTCGCCATCTCGGTGGGTATCGCGATGGCCGCGTTCGTCATGGCGATGTTCTTCACGCCTGCGCTCACGGCGATGATCGGGCACAAGGCGTGGTGGCCCGGGCACGGTGACCGGAAGCCGGGTGGTTCGGAGTCCGGCGGGCCGCGAGGAGCGGGATACGACGAGCCTGCGACCTACTACCGGGGAGCTGAGCAAACCTCGGCCGCTAAGGCGAGCGGGTCTTAG
- a CDS encoding CPBP family intramembrane glutamic endopeptidase produces MSQHDSAAPTHPRHKVHAYIDVAVVVIVLAGTNLIAHFTTTWASIVTVPIAAVALLALVRRRGLGWSELGLSPQHWRRGSRYALGTVAVVLAAVAIGAALPATQPFFLADRYATISGALIASMIVIPLQTVIPEELAFRGVLHGTLDRAYGARGVFAAGSLLFGMWHIASSLGLTSGNHGLTGFVGGGIAGQVLGILLAVLATAAAGVVFTWLRRRSGSLLAPIALHWSINGAGALAAAVVWHTTLT; encoded by the coding sequence ATGTCCCAGCACGATTCCGCAGCGCCGACCCATCCCCGCCACAAAGTTCACGCGTACATCGACGTGGCCGTCGTCGTGATCGTCCTGGCAGGCACCAATCTGATCGCACACTTCACCACAACATGGGCGAGCATCGTCACGGTGCCGATCGCCGCCGTCGCGCTGCTCGCGCTGGTACGCAGGCGTGGTCTCGGCTGGTCGGAGCTGGGGCTCTCACCTCAGCACTGGCGACGCGGTTCGCGCTACGCACTCGGTACGGTGGCGGTGGTTCTCGCGGCAGTGGCGATCGGAGCGGCACTGCCCGCCACCCAACCGTTCTTCCTGGCCGACCGCTACGCGACCATCTCCGGCGCGTTGATCGCCTCGATGATCGTCATCCCATTGCAGACGGTGATCCCTGAGGAACTCGCCTTCCGCGGTGTGCTGCATGGCACACTCGACCGCGCGTACGGTGCACGCGGAGTCTTCGCGGCGGGCTCTCTCTTGTTCGGCATGTGGCACATCGCGTCCTCACTCGGACTCACCTCGGGCAACCACGGCCTGACGGGATTCGTCGGCGGTGGGATCGCCGGGCAGGTCCTCGGGATCCTGCTCGCGGTGCTCGCGACGGCCGCGGCGGGCGTGGTGTTCACCTGGCTACGCCGCCGCAGCGGCAGCCTGCTGGCCCCGATCGCGCTGCACTGGTCGATCAATGGCGCGGGCGCACTCGCGGCAGCGGTCGTCTGGCACACCACACTGACCTGA
- a CDS encoding RluA family pseudouridine synthase, protein MRRRQQPPLPKRHGLDPARLRLPEHGDWATIRDHLVERLPRVPTARIDELLRAGGIVDLDGPIAPDAPYVPGGAVWFHRDLPEEATVPFDITIVHRDDDLLVIDKPHFLATIPRGKHILQTALVRLRRELDLPDLIPAHRLDRVTAGLLLFVINPARRGAYQTMFHKRAVRKEYEALARFDPGLTLPRVVRSRIIKEKQVLAAQEVPGEPNAETELELLEHRDGLGRYRLRPRTGRTHQLRLHMNSLGIPILGDDFYPVLTDKPVDDFTRPLQLLAASLEFTDPLSRAPRRFETTRTLQAWTDPEGWAG, encoded by the coding sequence ATGAGAAGGCGGCAGCAACCGCCGTTGCCGAAGCGGCACGGCTTGGATCCGGCCCGGCTGCGACTGCCGGAGCACGGCGACTGGGCGACGATTCGCGACCACCTCGTCGAGCGGCTGCCCCGGGTGCCCACCGCGCGGATCGACGAACTGCTGCGCGCGGGCGGCATCGTCGACCTCGACGGCCCGATCGCGCCCGACGCTCCGTACGTGCCGGGTGGCGCGGTCTGGTTCCATCGGGATCTGCCCGAGGAGGCGACGGTGCCGTTCGACATCACCATCGTGCACCGCGACGACGATCTACTGGTGATCGACAAACCACACTTCCTGGCCACCATCCCGCGCGGTAAGCACATTCTGCAGACCGCGCTGGTGCGGCTGCGCCGGGAACTCGATCTGCCCGACCTGATCCCGGCACATCGGCTGGACCGCGTCACGGCGGGTCTTCTGCTGTTCGTCATCAACCCGGCCCGGCGCGGTGCCTACCAGACCATGTTCCACAAGCGCGCAGTTCGCAAGGAGTACGAGGCGCTCGCTCGGTTCGATCCCGGACTGACGCTGCCGCGCGTGGTGCGCAGCCGGATCATCAAGGAGAAGCAGGTGCTCGCGGCCCAGGAGGTGCCGGGTGAACCCAACGCGGAGACCGAGCTCGAACTGCTCGAGCACCGCGACGGGCTCGGTCGCTACCGACTGCGCCCGCGCACCGGCCGCACCCACCAGCTGCGGCTGCATATGAACAGCCTCGGCATCCCGATCCTCGGGGACGACTTCTATCCCGTGCTCACCGACAAGCCGGTCGACGACTTCACCCGGCCGTTGCAACTGCTGGCCGCGTCGCTCGAGTTCACCGACCCGCTCAGCCGTGCGCCACGCCGCTTCGAGACCACGCGCACGCTGCAAGCCTGGACCGATCCGGAAGGATGGGCCGGCTGA